One window from the genome of Cryptomeria japonica chromosome 6, Sugi_1.0, whole genome shotgun sequence encodes:
- the LOC131876653 gene encoding cytochrome P450 94A1-like — protein MKSFAPLSLDMLNLLSFPPFALIVGYIIYLLISKRDDSTVPASYPIVVSLFAFLKNRSRLSGWLTELLEHAPSNTITFHRPGIKVVITADPGNVEHILKTRFENYPKGNYFRLLLHDLLGTGIFNADGAPWKLQRRVASYEFSTNSLRDFIAESVHSEITNRLLPLLRKSAVTNQEGESRLDMQDVFKRFAFDNVCHVAFGMDPACLDISLPLSEFAEAFDVATNLSLKRFMDPLLYLWMLKRIFNVGSEKRLRRAVHFIHSFAQDIIEARRKDVSPSQGSRRQDLLSTFLLLHESAIAAAEKASYDVFLRDIVISFILAEKTGINVITADPGNVKHLLKTRFENYHKGNYFRLLLNDLLGTGTFNTDGAPWKLQRRVASYEFSTNSLRDFIAESVHSEITNRLLPRLRKVAATNQRGENRLDMQDVFKRFAFDNICQVAFGMDPACLDISLPLSEFAEAFDVATNLSLKRFTDPLPYLWMLKRFFNVGLRQAIHFIHNFAQDIIEARKKEVSPSQGSWRQDLLSRFLLLHESAVAAAGKASYDVFLRDIVISFILAGRDTPSSALTWFFWLLSSHPRIEKNIYVEITRIIAAREENSYCFSYEELKKMQYLQGALCESMRLYPPVPSDTKQALQDDVLPDGTVVRKGMRVIYHPYAMGRMKSIWGTDCLEFKPERWLSKTEKGSEVFVAHNAFKYPVFQAGPRVCLGKEMAFIQMKSIAANIIEEFSLEVDREWNPRYVAMITAKMENGLPVRVVKRRNPTP, from the exons ATGAAGAGCTTTGCTCCATTATCTCTGGACATGCTCAATCTCTTAAGCTTTCCTCCCTTTGCCTTGATTGTTGGTTATATAATCTACCTACTGATAAGCAAGAGAGACGATAGTACTGTGCCTGCGTCTTATCCGATTGTGGTTTCATTGTTTGCCTTCTTGAAGAACCGAAGCAGGCTCTCAGGATGGCTGACGGAGCTTCTCGAACACGCTCCCTCTAACACCATCACTTTTCATCGCCCCGGAATAAAGGTGGTTATCACGGCCGATCCAGGCAATGTGGAACACATTCTCAAGACCCGTTTTGAGAATTACCCCAAGGGCAACTATTTCAGGCTACTTTTGCACGATCTGCTCGGAACCGGCATTTTCAACGCAGACGGCGCTCCCTGGAAATTGCAGAGGCGAGTGGCCAGTTACGAATTCAGCACCAACTCTTTGCGCGACTTCATTGCGGAGAGCGTGCATAGCGAGATCACCAATCGCCTTCTCCCACTACTCAGAAAATCCGCTGTCACTAACCAGGAGGGGGAGAGTCGGCTCGATATGCAGGACGTCTTCAAGCGATTTGCCTTCGACAACGTATGTCACGTGGCGTTCGGCATGGACCCCGCTTGCCTCGACATTTCTCTCCCCCTCTCAGAATTCGCAGAGGCCTTTGATGTCGCCACGAATTTGAGCCTGAAAAGATTCATGGATCCTCTGCTCTACCTGTGGATGCTCAAGCGCATCTTCAACGTCGGCTCTGAGAAACGCTTACGCCGGGCAGTCCACTTCATTCATAGCTTTGCGCAAGACATTATCGAGGCGAGGAGGAAAGATGTCTCTCCATCCCAAGGATCACGGCGTCAAGATCTCCTGTCCACATTTCTTCTCCTCCACGAAAGTGCTATCGCTGCAGCAGAAAAGGCTTCGTATGATGTTTTCCTCAGAGATATTGTAATAAGTTTTATCTTGGCGG AGAAGACCGGAATAAATGTTATCACGGCCGATCCAGGCAATGTGAAGCACCTTCTCAAGACCCGTTTTGAGAATTATCATAAGGGCAACTATTTCAGGCTCCTCCTCAACGATCTGCTCGGCACCGGAACTTTCAACACAGACGGCGCTCCCTGGAAATTGCAGAGGCGAGTGGCCAGTTACGAGTTCAGCACCAACTCTTTGCGCGACTTCATTGCGGAGAGCGTGCATAGCGAGATCACCAATCGCCTTCTGCCACGGCTCAGAAAAGTTGCTGCCACCAACCAGCGGGGGGAGAATCGGCTGGATATGCAGGACGTCTTCAAGCGATTTGCCTTCGACAACATATGTCAGGTGGCGTTCGGCATGGACCCCGCTTGCCTCGACATTTCTCTACCTCTCTCAGAATTCGCAGAGGCCTTTGATGTCGCCACGAATTTGAGCCTGAAAAGATTCACGGATCCCCTGCCCTACCTGTGGATGCTCAAGCGCTTCTTCAACGTCGGCTTACGCCAGGCAATCCACTTCATTCATAACTTCGCGCAAGACATAATCGAGGCGAGGAAGAAAGAAGTCTCTCCATCCCAGGGATCATGGCGTCAAGATCTCCTGTCCAGATTTCTTCTCCTCCACGAGAGTGCTGTCGCTGCAGCAGGAAAGGCTTCGTATGATGTTTTCCTCAGAGATATTGTCATAAGTTTTATCTTGGCGGGCAGGGACACACCGTCTTCTGCGCTTACCTGGTTCTTTTGGCTCCTCTCTTCTCATCCCCGAATCGAAAAGAACATTTATGTAGAAATTACCCGTATTATTGCTGCCAGAGAAGAGAACAGTTACTGTTTCTCTTACGAGGAATTGAAGAAAATGCAATACCTGCAGGGCGCTCTGTGTGAATCGATGAGGTTATACCCGCCTGTTCCTTCTGACACGAAACAGGCATTGCAAGACGATGTGCTGCCGGATGGGACAGTGGTAAGGAAAGGGATGCGGGTGATATACCACCCTTATGCGATGGGAAGGATGAAAAGCATCTGGGGCACCGACTGTTTGGAATTCAAGCCAGAGAGATGGCTCAGCAAGACGGAGAAGGGGTCAGAAGTATTTGTGGCGCACAACGCATTCAAATATCCAGTGTTCCAGGCTGGGCCAAGAGTTTGCTTGGGGAAAGAGATGGCGTTTATTCAGATGAAGAGCATCGCTGCGAATATTATCGAGGAGTTCAGTCTGGAGGTAGATCGCGAATGGAATCCGAGGTACGTTGCCATGATCACGGCTAAAATGGAGAACGGGCTTCCCGTACGCGTTGTAAAAAGACGAAACCCAACCCCGTGA